The DNA segment GCGCAGCAACGGCAAGACCACGTGCCCGCCGCCGAATACGAGCGCGCCTGACCGGTAGAAGGCCTCGAACAATGCTACGCCCTGGGACGCACCAAGATGTCGGAAGACAGGCAGCCCTATGAGCAGGAGAAAGAAACCAGCGAGCGCCGCGAGCCCGACCGCGCGTGAGATCGGCACCGACACATGGCCGGTCGATGCTTGCCGCGCGCTACGACAGAGCCACAGGCCGGCCACGCCTCCCAGGACAATGGCGGAGATCTGGGCAACCGAGGAAGCGCTGACCAGAATGACCAGCGTCGCCACCACCGCGATCGAAGCGCGCTCGCGGTCGGGGCACAGCGTGCGTGCCATGCCCCAGACGGCCTGGGCGACGATGGCCACGGCAACCAGCTTGAGGCCGTGCAACAGCCCGATTCCCAGGGGCCCTTGAAGCGTGCTCGCGCCATAGGCGAACAAGACGAGGGCAAGCGCCGAGGGCAGGGTAAATCCGGTCCAGGCCGCGAGGCCACCGAGATAGCCGGCCCGCATGAGTCCAACGGAAAAGCCGACCTGGCTGCTCGCGGGACCGGGCAGGAACTGGCAGAGCCCGACCAGATCGGCAAAGGCGTGCTCGTCGAGCCAGCGACGCCGCACGACGAACTCTTCGCGGAAATAGCCAATGTGAGCGATCGGCCCGCCAAAGCAGCTCAGTCCGAGCTTGCCGAAGGCGAGGAGAACCTCGAGGGCCCGGCCGATCGGCCCGCTCTTCCGGTCGGCGCGTCTCGCGGTTTTTGTCTGCTCCTCGCTCACGCGCGGGCAGCCCGTGCCGAATTGGTACGGGAGGCCATAGCATTCCGGCGGAGCCCGGCCGGCCGAGGGCGCAGGAGGGCTGTGCCCTTGAAGCGCGCGCGGAGATCCTCGTCGCTCATGGCGGCGATCCGCTCGGCGCCCGGATACGGGGCTGAGGGGAGA comes from the Candidatus Methylomirabilota bacterium genome and includes:
- the chrA gene encoding chromate efflux transporter, translated to MGRALEVLLAFGKLGLSCFGGPIAHIGYFREEFVVRRRWLDEHAFADLVGLCQFLPGPASSQVGFSVGLMRAGYLGGLAAWTGFTLPSALALVLFAYGASTLQGPLGIGLLHGLKLVAVAIVAQAVWGMARTLCPDRERASIAVVATLVILVSASSVAQISAIVLGGVAGLWLCRSARQASTGHVSVPISRAVGLAALAGFFLLLIGLPVFRHLGASQGVALFEAFYRSGALVFGGGHVVLPLLREAVVVPGWVSDDLFLAGYGAAQAVPGPLFTFAAYLGAVARPWPNGLAGAALSLVAIFLPGVLVLVGTLPFWDAFRRRTGAQAIMRGVNAAVVGLLGAALYNPVWTSSVKTPADFGLALVGFALLAVWRTPPLLVVLISALGGVALAQIKS